In Spiroplasma floricola 23-6, the DNA window ATCAATCTATATTTAAATTTTGAGATTCCTTAGCTGGTATTCATTTAAAAAATTATCTAATTTCTTATACAACTATAAATACAAGTCAAAAAATTGAAGATTTAACTTATGAACAAATTATTATGTATTGAAAAAAATATGTGAGTGACCAAATAAGTCAAAAAATTGATGTACCACAAAATCCTGTAAGTTATAAAGATTTAAAAAATTTAAATATAAGCAGTTTAAAAATGAATGAAATTAATCCTTTAGAAGTAAAAAATAAAATTATTAATCATGTTAAAAAGTATGTAGAGAAGTTTATTAAAAACTCTGTATATAAAACAGACTACATAATATGTGATGAAAATGAAAATCAAATTGAAGAATTAGATTTTCAAGATTTTATAAATTTATCAGAGAATAACAAATATAAAAAAATTACTTTATTTATTAAAGCATTAGGCACTTCGTCATTATTAATAGGAAGACAAAATTTCAATATTATTAATAATAAAGAATTTGAAGAAAGTAAAAACTTTGATTTATCAACAATTAAAGATTTAAAATCAATTAGATATAACTTTACTAATGCTGATAATCAAATAAAGAGAAACTTTTTAAATAATTATATCTATGAATATGTTAAAAAAATATTGCAAATATATAAACCTAAAAAAATAGATTGAGAATATGAATATGATAAAGATTACTATATTTCTTTAAATTCAAGTCAGGGAAAAGATATAAAAGTAGATACTGATTTAGAAAAAATATTATATAAATTTCTTAATTCAAAAACTCAAGTTGTTTTAGAAGTATTTATAATTTCAAGAGATGAATCAATTAAGTTAAGTGGTTTAACAAATTATAAAATTATTAATGATCCAAAAAATAGTAATGTTGCACCTGAAGTTCCTGAACCTCCTTTTAAACCAGAAGTTAGTAAGAAAAATAATATTTCTAATAGAACTGTAAGGTGATGAATAATTCTAATTATTTGTTTTTCAATATTACTTTTAATTTTATTTGGAGTTATTTTATGAAAACGAAGAAAAGTAAAAAAAGTAAAATAGTTTATTTAAAATTATTTTACTTTTTTTAAAACCTTTTATTTTCTTTGAAGTTAAAATTTACCTATAAGAGATTGAAGGTGTATTTATGAGAAAATACAATTTTACAAATTATGAAAAAACAGCCTATTTTAATCAAAATATTTATTTTCAAAATTTCGAAGAAAAATTAGTTGATAAAGCTAAAAAAGATATTCAAGAAGAGTTTGAAAAAATAGATTTAAGAATAAGATATGACAAAAAGAGAATTGCATGTGGATGACAAATAAAAGATTATAGATATAGAAAAATCAAAACTTTGTATGGTGATGTAAGTTTTTTAAGAACTAGATATTGAAATAAATTTACAAAGGAAGTTAAAGTTTTAGTTGATCAAGAAATTCCTATTGAAAAGTACCAAAGAATAATACCAAATTTAAAGATAGAAATTTTAAATAGAGTTGGAAGAGGTAATAGATATTGTGATATTGTTGACTGCTTAAGGAACAGCAAAATTAGTGAGCAAACAATATCAAATGTAGTTAAAAGATTTAATATAGCTAAAGATACAATTGAAGATTTGAGAGGAAAAAAAATAGATGTTTCGAATAAAGAATATATTTATATTGAAACTGATGATACTTTTTCAAATTTTATTAAAGATAATAAAAAAACTAATTTTAGAATTAGAATAGCAACTATTCATACTGGTGCAAGAAGAGGTATCCATAATAGAAAATATTTGGAAAATAAGAAAATAGACTATATGTTAATTGAAAAGGGTAAAAGAATATCCACATTAGATTATTCAAAAAGAATTAAAGTTTTTATAAATAATCATTATAAAAACTATGAAAATAAGCAGCTAGTTATTTTAGGAGATAATGCAACATGAATAAATAATTTGGCATATGAGCTTGGAGGTTTTTATGTTTTAGATAAGTATCATTTAATAAAAAAACTATCTAGCGTATTTCCTTATAATAATCGCAATAGATTTATTTGTGAAAAATGAAAAAAACCATTTTTATACATAAAAACTTCTATATTAAAAGGTTTAAGCTATAACTATGTTCTAGATGCTTTAAATGAAGTATTTTTATGATTAGAATCGAACAATGAGAAAGAAAAATTAAGAGAGTTTATTAAATTTATAAGTTTTATTAAAAGAAACAGTTCTGCTATAAAAAATTATTATAAGAAGTTTGATTCATCATCTCATACTGAAGGACAAGTATCATCTTTTGTAAAACAAACACTAGGTTATGGAAAGAAAATATATGGTTTTAAAACCTTTAGTAATTTATTGAAAATTAAACAAATACATGCTAATGGTTATGATATGTGTGAACTATTAGAATATGAAATAGAAACTCTACAAATTAATAATTTGGACTATATATATAAAGAAGTAATAGAATACAAAACTATAGGCTTATTATGAAAAGACAAAAAATCAGATATTTCAACAAAAGGTTCATGAGCTAAAATAAAACAACCAGGATTTAAAAGAGTTTAAGTACGATGTTTCTTGTAAACGTAGTAAAAATTAACATAGAAATATGTCCTTTTTGTATTAATTTTTTTAAATTATTAGTATTTTATATACATTTTTTTAGAAAAAAATAATATAATTACTTTAAGAAAGCACTTTTCATATAGAATAAATCAAATTATCCATAATATATATACCCCACATTTTTTATTCAATCACATCTTATATTTATTAGCATAAAAGTTAAATATTTGGTATTATCTATAAGTTATTAAATTATTAAAGACTAAATAGGAGAACATTATGGATAAAAAAATAATAAATATAGCAGTTATTGCTCACGTAGATGCTGGAAAATCAACTTTAGTTGATGCTTTTTTAAGTCAATCAAACGTTTTTAGAGCAAATGAAGAAGTAAAAGAACAAGTTATGGACAGCAATGATCAAGAAAGAGAACGTGGAATTACAATTTATTCAAAGAATTGTGCTATTGAATATAATGGTTACAAAATAAATATTGTTGATACTCCAGGACATGCTGACTTTTCAAGTGAAGTTGAAAGAATAATGAAAACTGTTGATACAGTAATATTATTAGTAGATTCAGCTGAAGGGCCAATGCCTCAAACAAGATTTGTTCTTTCAAAAGCATTAGAATTGGGATTAAGACCAATACTTTTGGTGAATAAAATTGATAAAAAAGATCAAAGAGCTTTAGAAGTAGTTGATGAAGTACTAGAATTATTTATGGAACTTGATGCAAATGATGAACAAATTGAGTTTCCTTCACTGTTTGGAACAGCACGTGAAGGTATTGTTCAATATTCAATGGAAGAAAAAAGTGATAATTTAGTTCCTTTATTTGAAACAATTATTAAACAAGTAGGAAATTATCCAATAGAATTGGCAAAAGAACCTGTTCAATTGCAAATCTCTTCTCTTGCATATGATTCATTTATTGGAAGATTGGGAATTGGAAGATTATTTAAAGGTGTTCTAAAAGAAGGACAACAAGTTGCAATTTCCAAAAATGATGGAAGTGTTGCAAAAGGAAAAGTTTCAGGATTATTTATCTATGAAGGGTTAAAAAGAGTAGCTGTAAAAGAAGCTCAAGCTGGAGAAATTGTTGTTATTTCAGGAATTAGTGATTTAACAATTGGAGATACAGTATGTGAACAAGACAAAATTGATGCATTACCTCCAATTGTTATTGAAGAACCAACTATGAGTATGAACTTTTTAGTAAATACTTCTCCTTTTGCTGGAAGAGTTGGTAAATATGTTACTACAAGAAATATCAAAGAAAGACTAGACAAAGAATTAGAAGTAAATGTTGGTTTAAGAGTTGAAACTCTAACTGATTCATCTGCTGATGGATTTAAAGTACTTGGTAGAGGTGAACTTCATTTATCTGTTTTAATTGAAACTATGAGAAGAGAAGGTTTTGAATTAGGAATTTCAAGACCAGAAGTTGTTATTAAAATTGATGAAAAAGGCAATAAGCTAGAACCAATGGAAAAAGTAATAATTGATGTTCCAACAGAATATTCAGGAACAGTTATTAATAAACTAAATTTAAGAAAAGGTATAATGACTGACATGGACTCTGATGGAGTAAGAGATAAAGTAACATATCATATTCCAACAAGAGGATTAATTGGATTTAAATCAGAATTCACAAATGATACTCGTGGTGAAGGGGTTATGGTTAAATCAAGTATTGGTTATGAAGAATACAAAGGTAAAATTGAAGGAAGACAAAATGGTACTTTAGTTTCTATGGCAAATGGTGTAACTCTACCTTATGCATTAAATAACTTAGAAGAAAGAGGTATCTTATTTGTTGGACCTCAAGTTGAAGTTTATGATGGAATGATTGTTGGATTGCACTCACGTGATAATGACTTAAATGTTAATCCAACAACAGGAAAAAAACTGACAAATACTAGAGCATCAGGAAGTGATGATTCAGTTAAGTTAACTCCACCAAGAAAGTTTACTCTTGAAGAAGCTTTAGAATTTATTGAATGAGATGAACTTGTGGAAGTAACTCCTGAAGATATCAGATTAAGAAAAAAATGACTTTCAGAAAATGAAAGAAAACAACATAGAAATGATCCACACTAGTGAAAAATTCCATAAAGGAATTTTTTTTTGAAAAAAGTTCCACTCATATCAATAAAAAATTCTAAATAATCTATATAAATAGGGTTATTATAGAAGTGTAAGGAGAATTTTAATATGTCAAAAATAACTAACATTGTTGCACGTGAAGTACTTGATTCACGTGGATTTCCAACAGTTCAAGTTGACGTAACAACTGAATTTGGTGGATTTGGAACTGCAAAAGTTCCTTCAGGAGCTTCAACTGGATCAAGAGAAGCTTTAGAATTAAGAGATGGAGATAAAAAACGTTTCAATGGAAAAGGTGTTTTAAAAGCTGTTGCTAATGTAAATAGTAAAATAGCTAATCTAATTATTGGAATGGAAGTAACTGATCAAGTTGCTATCGATACAGAAATGTGTAAATTAGATGGAGATGACTTCAAAAAAAACTTAGGAGCAAATGCTATTTTAGGTGTTTCTTTAGCTGTTGCTAAAGCAGCTGCAAGTGAATTAGAAATTCCATTATACAGATACATTGGAGGAACAAATGCAAGAAGATTGCCAGTTCCTATGTTAAATGTTATTAACGGTGGAGAACATGCTGATTCAGCAATTGACTTCCAAGAATTTATGATTATGCCTGTTGGTGCTCCAACATTTAGTGAAGCTTTAAGATGAGCTTCAGAAACTTTCCAAGCTTTAAAATCATTATTACATGATAAAAAAGATATTACAGCTGTTGGAGATGAAGGAGGATTTGCTCCAAACTTTGCATGAGCATATCCAGAAGAAACTATTGAAGCATTCAAAGCAAAAACTCCAGTTCATGTTGCTTTAGATTTATTAGTAGAAGCAATTGAAAAAGCTGGTTACAAAACTGGAAAAGATGGAATTATGATTGCAATGGATTGTGCAAACTCAGAATTATACATCGATGGAAAATACCATTTCAAAAAAATTGAAAAATTAACTGGAAAAGAATGAGCATTAACAACAGATGAAATGGTTTCATTCTTAGATCAATTAGTTGATACATACCCAATTATTTCAATTGAAGATGGATTGGCTGAATCAGATTGAGATGGATTCCAAAAACAAGTTAAAAGAATGGGACACAAAATACAAATCGTTGGAGATGATTTATTTGTAACAAATCCAAAAATTACTGCAGAAGGAATTGAAAAGAAAGCTGCAAACTCAGTATTAATTAAATTAAACCAAATTGGAACTTTAACAGAAACAATTGAAACTATTCAAATGGCTCAAAAAGCTGGTTGAACAGCTGTTACTTCACATCGTTCAGGTGAAACTGAAGATTCAACAATTGCTGATTTAGCTGTTGCTTTAAATACAGGACAAATTAAAACAGGTTCAATGTCAAGATCTGATAGAATTGCAAAATACAATAGATTATTAGAAATTGAAGCTGAATTAGGTGAAGCTGCAATTTATGATGGTCTAAAATCATTCTATAATTTAACAAAATAATAAAAATATAATTTTTACTCGAACCTTAAAAAGGTTCGTTTTTTATTTATAATTAAATAAAGGTGATTTTTATGTTTAAAAAGAAGAAAAATTGAATTTTAATAAGTTTATTGTCAGTTTTTCTAATATATTTTGTAATAATTGCAATTTATGATTATAAAATTGCATCAATGATAGGCAATAGTTTTGCAAATAGCTGATTTTCTCTTTTTTTTGATAAAATAGGTGCTCTTGTAGTAATTTTTCCTATTTATATAATTTTTTTGGCCTATCTTTTAAAATTTATAAGTAGAGAAAAATTTAACAATATATTTAAAATATCAACTATTGTAGTATTTGATTTGATTTATATTGCTCTTTCTTTTTACCTATTTTTTAGTATTAAAAACTCTAGCAATGATTTAGCAAATAAAATATCTACAGCAATTATGTGTTTTTTGTTAACATTATTAATTATTTTAATTAGCTATATATGAATTAAACTTTTAATATTTAACAATATTGAACAAATAAATAAAATATTTTATTGTGCAAATATTAGTATTATATTTATGCTTTTGTGCTGAATAAATTTAATTTTATTTAAATACATATTTGGAAGAAATAGACCAGAAGCAGTAATTGAATTAAAAAACCCATTTCAATATGTATTTCAAATAAACTTTATTAGACTTGGAAAACAAAGTACAAGTTTTCCTTCTGGACACACAATGGCAATGGGGCAACTAGTTATTTTCATATATTTTGTATCTTTTAAAAATAAAAAGTGAGAAAATATATTCAAAGTTTTATTATTTTCAATAGTAATAATTTTAACTTTATTAATGGCATGTTCAAGAATGATAATGCAAAAACATTTTATAACAGATGTATCATTTTCAATGTTTTTACTTGTTCTATATTATCTTGTATCACCAATAATAGTAGAAAAAATATATAAGAGGATAAAAGCAAATGGCTAAATATATCGGATTAGATTTGGGAAGTAAAACAATAGGAATTGCCACAAGTGAAGGTTATTTTGCAAATCCAAAAGAAACAATTAGATTTCAAGAGAATAATTTTCTTGAAGCTGTTACAAAGTTAGATATTTTTCTTAAAAAAGAGGGATTTGAAAAAATAATAGTGGGCTATCCAAAAAACATGGATGGTTCAACAGGACACAGAGTTGAAATGGTTGAAGAGTTTATCGCTAAAATGGTTGAACAGAAAGTTATTTCAAGTGAATTAATTGAAAGAGTAGATGAAAGATTAACAACAAGAATGGCAAAACAAGTTATGATTTCAGCTGATTTAAGTAGAAAAAAACAAAAAGAAAATAAAGACCAAATTGCTGCTAAATTAATTTTAGAAACATATATCAACTCAATTAAGTAAGTATATAATTAATTTGTAAATAAGTGGAGGTATAAAGTATAAATGGAAAATCATCCTTTAGTTAAAGAAATTCTATTTTCAAAAGAAGAAATAGAAGTAAGAACTAAACAGTTGGCAAGAGAAATTGAAAGTTATTATAAGAGTAGAGATGTAAAAGAAAATACAGTTATTCTTATTGGACTTTTAAAAGGTTGTATTCCTTTTATGGCAGATTTTATTAAGAATTTTGACCATGAATGTCAAACAGAATATATGGTTGTTTCTTCATATTTGGGAGGAACAAAGACAACAGGAGAACCTAAAATTAATTTAGATTTAAATATTTCTATTAAAGATAAACATATATTAATAATAGAAGATGTTATTGATTCTGGAATAACATTAGAATATATTAAGAATTATCTTTCTTTAAAAGGAGCAAAAGAAGTTAAAGTAGTAACTCTTTTAGATAAACGTGAAGGAAGAAAAGTTAATATAGAAGCTGATTGAAGTGGATTTGTTATTAAAAATGAATTCGTTATTGGTTATGGATTAGACTATGATGAAAGATTAAGAAATCTTCCTTACGTTGCAGTTTGTGATGTGGACAAACTTAAAGACTGAAAATGATAATCAGATATCATTTTTTATTATTTAGTTAGATTTTTAAAAAAGTATATAATCAATATGTATGGAGGTAGTTATGATTAAAAAAATAGGTGTTTTAACTTCAGGTGGAGATGCACCAGGTATGAATGCTGCTGTTGCTTCAGTTATTAAAACTGCAATTTCAAAAGGAATTGAAGCTTATATTATTAAAGATGGATATAAAGGTCTAATTAATAATTGAATCGAAAAAGTAGATATTAATTTTGCATCAGATATTATTTCAAAAGGAGGAACTGTAATAGGTTCTGCAAGATTGCCTGAGTTTAAAGAAGAGTCAGTTAGACAAAAAGCTGTTGAAAATTTAAAAACAATTGGAATAGAAGCTTTAGTTGTAATTGGTGGTGATGGAAGTTATCAAGGTGCTGAAAAATTAACAAAGATGGGAATAAATTGTATTGGTCTTCCAGGAACAATTGACAATGATATTGTTTCATCAGATTATACAATTGGTTTTGACACAGCACTAAATACTGTAATAAACTCATTAGATCAAATAAGAGATACAATTCAATCTCACAATAGATGCATGGTTGTAGAAATTATGGGAAATGCATGTGGAGATTTGACTTTATATGGAGCAACTGGAAGTGGTGCTGAAGTTTTTTCAACAAAGGAAAGTTATTTAACAGAAGAACAAATAATTGATCAAGTTAAAGAATTACGCAAAAAAAACAAAAGAAGTGTAATTGTAGCTGTTGCTGAAAAAAACTATGATGTAAATGAATTGGCAAAGAAAATTGAAAAAGAAACTGGTTATGAAACTAGAGCAACAATTCTTGGTCATATTCAAAGAGGTGGAAAACCTACTGGTATGGATAGATACTTAGCAGTTAAATCAGGAATATTTGCAGTAGAACAGTTAATTGCAGGTAAAGGTGGATTGTATATTGGAATGAGCAATAATAAATTAGTTGCCAGAGATATAGAATTAACTTTAAATATGCCAAAAGTTGATAAAACTGAAGAGTATGAAAAACTAAGAAATATTAATAAAGCAGTTTAATTTTTAAGGAGGAAATAATTATGAACAAAGAAATAGAATTTTATGAACCAAGTAAAATTGCAAAAAAAATTAAAAGAACTAAAATAGTTACAACAATTGGGCCAAGTACTCATTCAAAAGATGATATTAGAAAATTATTTGAATCAGGTATGAATGTTGTGAGATTAAATTTTTCTCATGGAAAACAAGAAGAACAATCAGAAAAAATAAAATCAGTAATTGAGTTAAGAGAAGAATTAGATAAACCAATTTCAATAATGTTAGATACAAAAGGTCCAGAAATTAGAATTGGAAAAGTTCTTGATGGTGCACAAGAAATTAAAGCTGGATCAGATATTAGAGTTTATACAACTCAAGAAGAGTATTTAAAACGTGAATGTAAAGCAACTGAAATGACAGTTTCATATGATATGAGTATTGATTTAAAACCAGGAGATACTGTTTTAGTAGATGATGGTAAATTAACATTAAATGTTATTAATGTAGAATCAGGATTAGTTAATTGTAAAGCTTTTAATACACACACTATTAAAACAAATAAAAGAGTAAATTTACCAGGTGTTGATTTTTCACTACCATTTTTAGCTCAAAAAGATATTGATGATATTAAATATGGAGCAAAAATGAAAGTTGACTACATTGCAGCATCATTTGTTAATACAGCAGATAATGTAAAAGAAATTAGAAATATTTTAAAAGAATGTAAAGCTGAACATATCCAAATTATTTCAAAAATTGAATCAAAAATAGGTATTTTTAATATTGATTCAATTATTGAAGCATCAGATGGAATTATGGTTGCTCGTGGAGATTTAGGATTAGAAATTCCTTATTATGAAGTTCCTTATTGAGAAAAACAAATGATCAGAAAATGTAGAAAAGCTGGAAAAGTTGTTGTTGTTGCAACACAAATGTTAGAATCAATGACTGACAATCCTCAACCAACAAGAGCTGAAGTAACTGACGTTTATTATGCAACTGAACTAGGAGCTGATGCAACTATGTTAAGTGGTGAATCAGCTGCAGGTATTTATCCATTTATAACAACAGAAACTATGGCAACAATTAATAAACGTGCAGAATTAGGTTTCTATGGAAAAATTTACTATGACAGAGCATTAGAAATTGCAAGAAATAGTTCATCTGGTAAAAGAGCAGAAATTGCAGATGAATTGGCAAACATTACAAGAAATGGTAAATACGAATTTGCATTAGTACTTTCAAGAACTGGTGAATTATTAAGAACTATTTCAAAATTTAGACCAAATGTTACAATCTTAGGTGTTTGTGACAAAGAAGAATTATGAACTGGATTTGGAGCAATGCATTCAATCTTTATGAATAGAGTTAAAAGCATTGATAAAATTATTGACAATAATGATGAATTATCTGAAATTGCAAGATCATGAGGTGCAAAAAAAGGTGAACAAATTCTTATTGTTAGAAATGAAAATATTAAAGTTCATACTGTTTAAAAATACCACTATGTGGTTTTTTTAATCATTCTATTTAAATAAAACAAATATATAATGTTATAATTTTTTTGTTATAAATAAGGAGAAATAAAATGAATAAATTTAATTTAAATGAAAAAATGAAAAGAA includes these proteins:
- a CDS encoding Mbov_0401 family ICE element transposase-like protein, whose protein sequence is MRKYNFTNYEKTAYFNQNIYFQNFEEKLVDKAKKDIQEEFEKIDLRIRYDKKRIACGWQIKDYRYRKIKTLYGDVSFLRTRYWNKFTKEVKVLVDQEIPIEKYQRIIPNLKIEILNRVGRGNRYCDIVDCLRNSKISEQTISNVVKRFNIAKDTIEDLRGKKIDVSNKEYIYIETDDTFSNFIKDNKKTNFRIRIATIHTGARRGIHNRKYLENKKIDYMLIEKGKRISTLDYSKRIKVFINNHYKNYENKQLVILGDNATWINNLAYELGGFYVLDKYHLIKKLSSVFPYNNRNRFICEKWKKPFLYIKTSILKGLSYNYVLDALNEVFLWLESNNEKEKLREFIKFISFIKRNSSAIKNYYKKFDSSSHTEGQVSSFVKQTLGYGKKIYGFKTFSNLLKIKQIHANGYDMCELLEYEIETLQINNLDYIYKEVIEYKTIGLLWKDKKSDISTKGSWAKIKQPGFKRV
- a CDS encoding phosphatase PAP2 family protein — translated: MFKKKKNWILISLLSVFLIYFVIIAIYDYKIASMIGNSFANSWFSLFFDKIGALVVIFPIYIIFLAYLLKFISREKFNNIFKISTIVVFDLIYIALSFYLFFSIKNSSNDLANKISTAIMCFLLTLLIILISYIWIKLLIFNNIEQINKIFYCANISIIFMLLCWINLILFKYIFGRNRPEAVIELKNPFQYVFQINFIRLGKQSTSFPSGHTMAMGQLVIFIYFVSFKNKKWENIFKVLLFSIVIILTLLMACSRMIMQKHFITDVSFSMFLLVLYYLVSPIIVEKIYKRIKANG
- the pyk gene encoding pyruvate kinase; this encodes MNKEIEFYEPSKIAKKIKRTKIVTTIGPSTHSKDDIRKLFESGMNVVRLNFSHGKQEEQSEKIKSVIELREELDKPISIMLDTKGPEIRIGKVLDGAQEIKAGSDIRVYTTQEEYLKRECKATEMTVSYDMSIDLKPGDTVLVDDGKLTLNVINVESGLVNCKAFNTHTIKTNKRVNLPGVDFSLPFLAQKDIDDIKYGAKMKVDYIAASFVNTADNVKEIRNILKECKAEHIQIISKIESKIGIFNIDSIIEASDGIMVARGDLGLEIPYYEVPYWEKQMIRKCRKAGKVVVVATQMLESMTDNPQPTRAEVTDVYYATELGADATMLSGESAAGIYPFITTETMATINKRAELGFYGKIYYDRALEIARNSSSGKRAEIADELANITRNGKYEFALVLSRTGELLRTISKFRPNVTILGVCDKEELWTGFGAMHSIFMNRVKSIDKIIDNNDELSEIARSWGAKKGEQILIVRNENIKVHTV
- the hpt gene encoding hypoxanthine phosphoribosyltransferase: MENHPLVKEILFSKEEIEVRTKQLAREIESYYKSRDVKENTVILIGLLKGCIPFMADFIKNFDHECQTEYMVVSSYLGGTKTTGEPKINLDLNISIKDKHILIIEDVIDSGITLEYIKNYLSLKGAKEVKVVTLLDKREGRKVNIEADWSGFVIKNEFVIGYGLDYDERLRNLPYVAVCDVDKLKDWKW
- the pfkA gene encoding 6-phosphofructokinase, whose product is MIKKIGVLTSGGDAPGMNAAVASVIKTAISKGIEAYIIKDGYKGLINNWIEKVDINFASDIISKGGTVIGSARLPEFKEESVRQKAVENLKTIGIEALVVIGGDGSYQGAEKLTKMGINCIGLPGTIDNDIVSSDYTIGFDTALNTVINSLDQIRDTIQSHNRCMVVEIMGNACGDLTLYGATGSGAEVFSTKESYLTEEQIIDQVKELRKKNKRSVIVAVAEKNYDVNELAKKIEKETGYETRATILGHIQRGGKPTGMDRYLAVKSGIFAVEQLIAGKGGLYIGMSNNKLVARDIELTLNMPKVDKTEEYEKLRNINKAV
- the ruvX gene encoding Holliday junction resolvase RuvX; the encoded protein is MAKYIGLDLGSKTIGIATSEGYFANPKETIRFQENNFLEAVTKLDIFLKKEGFEKIIVGYPKNMDGSTGHRVEMVEEFIAKMVEQKVISSELIERVDERLTTRMAKQVMISADLSRKKQKENKDQIAAKLILETYINSIK
- the typA gene encoding translational GTPase TypA, whose product is MMDKKIINIAVIAHVDAGKSTLVDAFLSQSNVFRANEEVKEQVMDSNDQERERGITIYSKNCAIEYNGYKINIVDTPGHADFSSEVERIMKTVDTVILLVDSAEGPMPQTRFVLSKALELGLRPILLVNKIDKKDQRALEVVDEVLELFMELDANDEQIEFPSLFGTAREGIVQYSMEEKSDNLVPLFETIIKQVGNYPIELAKEPVQLQISSLAYDSFIGRLGIGRLFKGVLKEGQQVAISKNDGSVAKGKVSGLFIYEGLKRVAVKEAQAGEIVVISGISDLTIGDTVCEQDKIDALPPIVIEEPTMSMNFLVNTSPFAGRVGKYVTTRNIKERLDKELEVNVGLRVETLTDSSADGFKVLGRGELHLSVLIETMRREGFELGISRPEVVIKIDEKGNKLEPMEKVIIDVPTEYSGTVINKLNLRKGIMTDMDSDGVRDKVTYHIPTRGLIGFKSEFTNDTRGEGVMVKSSIGYEEYKGKIEGRQNGTLVSMANGVTLPYALNNLEERGILFVGPQVEVYDGMIVGLHSRDNDLNVNPTTGKKLTNTRASGSDDSVKLTPPRKFTLEEALEFIEWDELVEVTPEDIRLRKKWLSENERKQHRNDPH
- the eno gene encoding phosphopyruvate hydratase, yielding MSKITNIVAREVLDSRGFPTVQVDVTTEFGGFGTAKVPSGASTGSREALELRDGDKKRFNGKGVLKAVANVNSKIANLIIGMEVTDQVAIDTEMCKLDGDDFKKNLGANAILGVSLAVAKAAASELEIPLYRYIGGTNARRLPVPMLNVINGGEHADSAIDFQEFMIMPVGAPTFSEALRWASETFQALKSLLHDKKDITAVGDEGGFAPNFAWAYPEETIEAFKAKTPVHVALDLLVEAIEKAGYKTGKDGIMIAMDCANSELYIDGKYHFKKIEKLTGKEWALTTDEMVSFLDQLVDTYPIISIEDGLAESDWDGFQKQVKRMGHKIQIVGDDLFVTNPKITAEGIEKKAANSVLIKLNQIGTLTETIETIQMAQKAGWTAVTSHRSGETEDSTIADLAVALNTGQIKTGSMSRSDRIAKYNRLLEIEAELGEAAIYDGLKSFYNLTK